A stretch of the Ptiloglossa arizonensis isolate GNS036 chromosome 1, iyPtiAriz1_principal, whole genome shotgun sequence genome encodes the following:
- the Cypl gene encoding peptidyl-prolyl cis-trans isomerase-like 1 Cypl isoform X1, whose protein sequence is MFLENQYRTKGELKKALEKIHFYEIMALANISGIPDKHWQPPFVALETTMGEISIELYWKHVPITCRNFAELTRRGYYNGTKFHRVIRDFMIQGGDPTGTGKGGVSIYGECFDDEIHDDLKHTGAGIVSMANSGPDTNGSQFFITLAPTQWLDGKHTIFGRVHSGMAIVKRIGLVETDKNDRPVDDIKIVKGSVRNA, encoded by the exons ATGTTTTTGGAAAATCAATACAGAACAAAAG GTGAATTAAAGAAAGCActagaaaaaatacatttctacGAAATAATGGCTCTTGCAAATATATCTGGTATCCCCGATAAACATTGGCAACCACCTTTTGTAGCACTTGAAACGAC TATGGGCGAAATATCCATTGAACTCTATTGGAAACACGTACCAATTACATGTAGGAATTTCGCTGAACTTACTCGGCGTGGATATTACAATGGAACGAAGTTTCATAGGGTCATTAGAGATTTTATGATACAAG GCGGAGATCCTACGGGAACAGGAAAAGGTGGTGTATCTATTTATGGAGAATGCTTTGACGATGAAATACACGATGATCTAAAACACACAG gtGCTGGAATAGTATCAATGGCTAATTCTGGACCAGATACGAATGGTTCACAATTTTTTATCACATTGGCACCTACGCAATGGCTTGACGGGaaacatacaatttttg GTCGAGTTCATTCTGGCATGGCAATAGTAAAAAGAATTGGTTTAGTTGAGACTGACAAAAATGATAGACCTGTTGatgatataaaaattgttaaaggtTCTGTAAGGAAtgcgtaa
- the Cypl gene encoding peptidyl-prolyl cis-trans isomerase-like 1 Cypl isoform X2: MALANISGIPDKHWQPPFVALETTMGEISIELYWKHVPITCRNFAELTRRGYYNGTKFHRVIRDFMIQGGDPTGTGKGGVSIYGECFDDEIHDDLKHTGAGIVSMANSGPDTNGSQFFITLAPTQWLDGKHTIFGRVHSGMAIVKRIGLVETDKNDRPVDDIKIVKGSVRNA, translated from the exons ATGGCTCTTGCAAATATATCTGGTATCCCCGATAAACATTGGCAACCACCTTTTGTAGCACTTGAAACGAC TATGGGCGAAATATCCATTGAACTCTATTGGAAACACGTACCAATTACATGTAGGAATTTCGCTGAACTTACTCGGCGTGGATATTACAATGGAACGAAGTTTCATAGGGTCATTAGAGATTTTATGATACAAG GCGGAGATCCTACGGGAACAGGAAAAGGTGGTGTATCTATTTATGGAGAATGCTTTGACGATGAAATACACGATGATCTAAAACACACAG gtGCTGGAATAGTATCAATGGCTAATTCTGGACCAGATACGAATGGTTCACAATTTTTTATCACATTGGCACCTACGCAATGGCTTGACGGGaaacatacaatttttg GTCGAGTTCATTCTGGCATGGCAATAGTAAAAAGAATTGGTTTAGTTGAGACTGACAAAAATGATAGACCTGTTGatgatataaaaattgttaaaggtTCTGTAAGGAAtgcgtaa